One window from the genome of Hydra vulgaris chromosome 02, alternate assembly HydraT2T_AEP encodes:
- the LOC136075851 gene encoding TNF receptor-associated factor 5-like produces the protein MADNIYPCCFCDMEFTVDQLMKHQMECSTNQLSYECFTCKKKVSDLLNHECEYEFQKTCFFCKTAVNNEDYDEHSVICFQYYKDQQNKYFDQIVLDEKKNLNYLNLSVNHILAGAKNCNEIIIKLIADSKETMFKQKEDKQEIKKLKEENTTLQQTLEEMNKEITELKNVVYENIAALANQEEIQNLNKEIIKLNQVVEENATEFLALKKTTQQPQIMQHLLKDKHIIKLDQMNLRLLSDEAYYSEAVYSPEGYYYRIKIYTRSTNETNVAIFFQLIRGELDDNLKWPFSKKIIFTLRNNEKFFAHTITPENYIQSLNASSFDKPTEEFNVAVGFPNFISHQELNQFIINNNLYLTITIQ, from the coding sequence ATGGCAGACAACATCTATCCATGCTGTTTTTGTGATATGGAATTTACTGTAGATCAACTCATGAAACACCAAATGGAATGCTCTACAAATCAATTATCTTACGAATGTTTTACATGTAAGAAAAAGGTATCAGATTTATTAAACCATGAATGTGAAtatgaatttcaaaaaacatgctTTTTTTGCAAGACTGCTGTAAACAACGAAGATTATGATGAGCACTCTGTAATATGCTTTCAATATTATAAagatcaacaaaataaatattttgatcaaattGTACTagatgaaaagaaaaatttaaattatttgaatctTTCTGTCAACCATATCTTAGCTGGAGCAAAGAATTGTAacgaaattataataaaactaattgcaGATAGTAAAGAAACGATGTTCaaacaaaaagaagataaacaagaaattaaaaaactaaaagaagaaaatactACACTACAACAAACCTTGGAAGAGATGAACAAAGAAATAACAGAATTGAAAAATGTTGTATATGAAAACATAGCAGCTTTAGCAAATCAAGAGGAGATACAAAAtctcaataaagaaattataaaactcAACCAAGTTGTTGAAGAAAACGCTACAGAATtcttagctttaaaaaaaacaactcaacaACCACAAATTATGCAACACCTCCTTAAAGACAAACACATCATCAAACTTGATCAAATGAATCTAAGATTACTTTCCGACGAAGCTTATTATTCTGAAGCTGTTTACTCACCCGAAGGATATTATTAtcgtataaaaatttatactcgCAGCACCAATGAAACGAATGTAGCCATTTTCTTCCAACTTATTCGAGGAGAACTAGATGATAATTTGAAATGGCcctttagtaaaaaaataatttttactctgagaaataatgaaaaatttttcgCTCATACTATCACTCCAGaaaattatattcaaagttTAAACGCGAGTTCTTTTGATAAACCTACCGAAGAATTTAATGTAGCTGTTGGATTTCCTAATTTCATTTCACACCAAGAActaaatcaatttattataaacaataacttataTCTTACAATTACtattcaataa